Genomic segment of Penaeus vannamei isolate JL-2024 chromosome 36, ASM4276789v1, whole genome shotgun sequence:
TGGGATAAGAGAGCCTCGGAATGGAAGGCGCCTCGTGCACGGGGATGCTTGGAGGGACGCTCTGGCACACGCTGGTACATCCACagccttacacacgcacacactttggaagacacaaacacacactctggaagacacacatgcacacactagaacatacacaaacacacactggaagacaaacacacacacacacacattggaacacacacacaaacacacactctggaagacacacacacacatacacactctggaagacactctctctctctctctctctctcacacacacacattggaacctacacgcactctctctctctctctcacacacacacacacaccatacatacacactcacacacacattatattaacattgttattattattatcattatcattctgattattatcattatgattatgatcattattaccttaattatcattagtatcatcattatcattgttaatgttattatcaataatatcatcattattattattagtagtagtagcatcactatcagcatcattatcattattattatcatcattgttctccttaccattatcattatcaacacattCATTTCAATATTGTTCtgattactaccatcatcaatatccccGCCCTCCGGCCAGCCCCCTCTAACCCGCCCCTCCCGTTGCAGGAGCACGCCCAACACGCACCTGGTGTCCCTGGCGGCCGGCGACCTCCTGATGGTGCTGCTGACGGTGCCCTTCATCTCGATCGTGTACACGGTGTCCTCGTACCCGTTCGGCGAGACGGTCTGCCGCGCCTCCGAGTTCGTCAAGGACCTGAGTCTGGGCATCACGGTGTTCACGCTGACGGCCCTCAGCGCCGACCGCTACATGGCCATCGTGCGCCCCGTCAGCCACCACGTGTCCGACACCGCCGGCCGCGTCACGATCATCGTCGCCGTCGGCATCTGGGTGTTCTCGGCCATCCTGGCGCTCCCTGCCGCCCTCTTCTCGCACGTGCCCGACAAGTTCACGCCCACGGGGGAGAAGTACCACATCTGCACGCCCTTCCCGCCGTTCCTGGGCGACCTGTACCCGAAGATCCACACGCTCGTCAAGTTCATCGTGTACTACCTGCTCCCACTGGTGCTCATCGCCACCTTCTACGTGCTCATGGCCCGCCACCTGCTGGTGTCGGCGCAGCACCTGCCCGGCGAGGCGGCGGGCCAGCAGCGCCAGGTGCAGGCCCGCAGGAAGGTGGCCAAGATGGTGCTGGCCTTCGTCACCATCTTCGCCATCTGCTTCCTGCCCATCAACATCTTCATCATGTGGTGGCACTTCGGCGAGAACTCCAGCATGAACTACAACATCTACTGGCACTCCTTCCGCATCGTCGGCTTCTGCCTGTCCTTCATCAACTCCTGCATCAACCCCATCGCCCTGTACTTCGTCAGCGGGACCTTCCGCAAGTACTTCAACCGCCACGTCTTCTGCTGGTGCACCCGGCGGAGGCGCGGCCGCAGGAGGGACTGGGACCCCACCGACTCGACGGCCACGCGCCTCTCCACGGCCCCGAGGACCGAGCACGTCCACCTGCGGATGGTCGGGGGGGCGGACAACGGCACCCACGACGCCCCGCACCGCCTCACCCTCACCAGCACCACCAGCCTCCTCTCCTCGCGCAACTACAACAACCCCGGCTCCGTGGTGTGAGCGCCCGACGCCCCCTGAGTTGGGGACGCCCGCGGGG
This window contains:
- the LOC113828460 gene encoding neuropeptide CCHamide-1 receptor, which gives rise to MDPLPDAWPLSPANLTAVALDSENTSSSSSGAFFNLTDYDASDFLEANETYTPYHQRPETYLVPVLFAMIFVTGVVGNGALIFMFLKHPKLRSTPNTHLVSLAAGDLLMVLLTVPFISIVYTVSSYPFGETVCRASEFVKDLSLGITVFTLTALSADRYMAIVRPVSHHVSDTAGRVTIIVAVGIWVFSAILALPAALFSHVPDKFTPTGEKYHICTPFPPFLGDLYPKIHTLVKFIVYYLLPLVLIATFYVLMARHLLVSAQHLPGEAAGQQRQVQARRKVAKMVLAFVTIFAICFLPINIFIMWWHFGENSSMNYNIYWHSFRIVGFCLSFINSCINPIALYFVSGTFRKYFNRHVFCWCTRRRRGRRRDWDPTDSTATRLSTAPRTEHVHLRMVGGADNGTHDAPHRLTLTSTTSLLSSRNYNNPGSVV